One window of the Solanum stenotomum isolate F172 chromosome 11, ASM1918654v1, whole genome shotgun sequence genome contains the following:
- the LOC125846014 gene encoding uncharacterized protein LOC125846014 gives MDSTINTVASSEMIPTPSVAANPSASVATESPMEVIARLERQIGELNLLVAHFQAASQNLPPDARQKGPMPPSFPTSSELNQGEHFTTFQPAQSASLTHSTRDTPIVYTFAPPKPPTVTHHAPPMYTYVTAPPVTKAQEFHRQDVNHYVEIESDAKSIDAEMMNRKMKSLEDAMRGLRGFDSSQSVRYEELCTFPEVELPLGYKIPKFEKFSGSGNPFFHLKIYCEKLIGVGNNEGIRIKLFNQSLTGKALEWYSKQDVTKWRTWDDLANAFVDHYKFHVEIAPDRISITKLKPKSTECFREYAIRWREEAARVHPPMEESEMITYFIQAQDSEYYERMVTMGGKTFAEVIKAGEMIEDGLKTGRIASYTLSQFANRAYQTGSFGKKKEKEVMMLTTRGATSYNRQPPPSYPGSQYYVCNNQATFRPPRPMQNHRNEVPRPNFERKPPRVFTPLCETRTQLFDRLKEAGILHPVEAKTVNTSAKWYDPNKRCAYHSGVIGHDTERCITLKHKIQDLIDNEVVKLAQAPPNVNTNPPPKHKE, from the coding sequence ATGGATTCCACTATCAACACGGTTGCTTCATCCGAAATGATCCCCACTCCATCTGTCGCGGCTAATCCTAGTGCCTCGGTAGCAACAGAATCACCCATGGAAGTCATTGCTCGTCTAGAGCGACAAATTGGTGAACTGAATCTCCTAGTAGCTCATTTCCAAGCTGCTTCTCAGAACCTACCACCTGATGCTCGCCAAAAAGGGCCCATGCCACCTTCGTTTCCAACTTCAAGTGAGCTCAATCAAGGAGAACATTTTACCACCTTTCAGCCAGCTCAAAGCGCCTCACTCACTCATTCGACTCGGGATACTCCTATTGTGTACACATTTGCTCCCCCAAAACCTCCAACGGTAACACATCATGCTCCGCCAATGTACACTTATGTCACTGCTCCACCTGTTACCAAGGCTCAAGAGTTTCACCGCCAAGATGTTAATCACTATGTTGAGATTGAAAGTGATGCAAAATCAATTGATGCTGAAATGATGAATAGGAAGATGAAAAGCTTAGAGGATGCTATGAGAGGTCTTCGCGGATTCGATAGTAGCCAGAGTGTGAGATATGAAGAGTTGTGCACATTCCCCGAAGTTGAGCTTCCACTCGGTTACAAAATTCCAAAGTTTGAGAAGTTCAGTGGATCAGGAAATCCTTTCTTTCACTTGAAAATTTACTGTGAAAAGTTAATTGGCGTTGGAAACAACGAAGGGATAAGAATCAAGCTTTTCAATCAAAGTCTGACTGGAAAAGCCTTGGAGTGGTACTCAAAGCAAGATGTGACTAAATGGCGTACTTGGGATGATTTAGCGAATGCTTTTGTGGATCACTACAAGTTTCATGTTGAGATCGCTCCCGATAGAATCTCTATTACCAAGCTAAAACCAAAGTCGACTGAATGCTTTCGAGAATATGCCATTCGTTGGAGGGAAGAAGCTGCTAGGGTGCACCCACCCATGGAGGAATCAGAAATGATCACCTATTTCATTCAAGCTCAGGACTCTGAATATTATGAGCGAATGGTGACAATGGGTGGAAAAACATTTGCTGAAGTTATCAAGGCTGGAGAAATGATTGAAGACGGTCTCAAGACTGGCCGAATAGCGAGTTACACCTTATCTCAATTTGCTAACAGGGCCTATCAAACTGGTtcatttggaaagaaaaaggagaaagaggttATGATGTTAACGACTCGAGGAGCTACCTCATATAACCGTCAACCACCTCCAAGCTATCCTGGTTCACAATACTATGTTTGCAACAATCAAGCAACATTTCGTCCTCCACGACCAATGCAAAATCATCGAAACGAGGTACCTCGTCCTAATTTTGAGAGAAAGCCTCCCCGAGTCTTCACTCCATTGTGTGAGACACGGACTCAACTTTTTGACAGATTGAAAGAGGCAGGAATACTCCATCCAGTGGAAGCCAAAACTGTGAATACTTCAGCCAAATGGTATGACCCAAACAAGCGGTGTGCTTATCATTCAGGAGTTATTGGGCATGATACCGAGAGGTGTATCACTCTGAAGCACAAAATTCAAGATCTAATTGACAACGAGGTGGTAAAACTTGCTCAAGCTCCACCGAATGTGAACACCAATCCACCACCTAAGCACAAGGAGTAG